TTTATTTAACCCCCGATTCTATAACGGGGGTTCGCTTTTGGAAAGCAATTAGATTTTCAGACAGTGGGAAGGTTGATCCAGATGACTATTTGCCGATATACATTAAAGAATTGTTGATATAAAATGAAAATATTAAGCATCTGGAGGTACTCAATCAATTCACAACAAATTTTTAAAATTTCAAAAATCGCTATTGAGTTTGCCGTAATTATGGTATAATAAAGCCACAATAAATAAAGGGGGATGTAATATGCCACGTATTATACCGATTAGAGAACTCAAGAATACTGCCACTATTTCAAAGTATGTTGAAGAAAGCAACGAACCTGTATTTGTAACTAAAAACGGATATGGTTCTATGGTCATTATGAGTATAGAAGTCTACGAGAGAGAAATTGCTAAGAATCAAGTAATTGAGTTGATAAATGATTCCTTAAAGGACATAAATCATAACTCTAGAAAAGTTGATGGGCCAATGTTTATCAACGAAATGAAATCGAAGTATGGTAAATAATTACATACTTTTTCCGAAAGCAAATGATGATCTTGAGAATATCATTCGCTACGTCTCAATTGAATTAACTAATCCCGAGGCAGCAATGAATTTGATTTTAAGGTTTGAGAAAAAATTCAATGAACTATCACAATTTCCACAAGCATATCCCACTATGGAAAACGAACAGCTAATCATCAAAAATCTAAGAAAATGTGTTGTAGATAATTTTCTAGTTATTTATCTG
This portion of the Bacillota bacterium genome encodes:
- a CDS encoding type II toxin-antitoxin system Phd/YefM family antitoxin — encoded protein: MPRIIPIRELKNTATISKYVEESNEPVFVTKNGYGSMVIMSIEVYEREIAKNQVIELINDSLKDINHNSRKVDGPMFINEMKSKYGK
- a CDS encoding type II toxin-antitoxin system RelE/ParE family toxin encodes the protein MVNNYILFPKANDDLENIIRYVSIELTNPEAAMNLILRFEKKFNELSQFPQAYPTMENEQLIIKNLRKCVVDNFLVIYLHNEVLNLIEIVRVIYARQDYIEEL